The Eleginops maclovinus isolate JMC-PN-2008 ecotype Puerto Natales chromosome 3, JC_Emac_rtc_rv5, whole genome shotgun sequence genome includes a region encoding these proteins:
- the LOC134861372 gene encoding zinc finger BED domain-containing protein 5-like — MAENVKDQLITHLRQSQFFTLQLDESTDIVNEANLLCFVRYIYDGGVQDEFLFCRSLPTNTTGEAIFDSVNDFILQNNIDWTRCVGICTDGATAMTGKHKGLAPRVRAVAPCATATHCCIHREQLAVKKMPPYLKSVLDESVKIVNTIKTKALNTRLFKALCDEMGSEHTKLLFHTEVRWLSRGKVLTRLFELCDEVML, encoded by the coding sequence atggccgaaaatgtgaaagatcagctgatcacacatttacgccaaagccagtttttcacactgcaactggacgagtcaactgatatcgtgaatgaggcaaatctgctgtgttttgtaaggtacatttatgatggcggtgtgcaggatgaatttctgttttgtcgttccctgccgaccaacaccacaggggaagccatttttgactcagtcaacgatttcatcctgcagaataatatcgactggacacgatgtgttggtatttgcacagatggtgcaactgcaatgactgggaaacacaagggactggcaccgcgcgtacgcgcagttgcaccttgcgccacagcaacacactgttgcattcacagagaacagctggctgtgaaaaaaatgccaccatacctcaaatcagtactggacgagtctgtgaaaattgttaatacaataaaaaccaaagcactgaacacacgtctttttaaagctctgtgtgatgaaatgggaagtgaacacacaaaactgcttttccatactgaagttcgctggctgtcgcgtgggaaagttctcacccgtctatttgaactgtgcgatgaggtgatgtta